The genomic interval GTTATTGCTGATGCTACAGGAGCGTTTATCACTGCAGATATGAGATTGCACTCTGTCGtagaaaatacagaatttaaacaTCTGGTCAAAGTGCTTGAGCTACAATGAGCCCTCAGTGTACAATGTTAGTCCATTGTGCCTCCCCTGTATATGCACAAGCTGCAGCTGTTCAGGaattatcaacaggtcagagtcttggatggagcattactgacatctgtgttattattatttttaattgacAATATGTCAATATCATGCATTAATTGTTACAGTAAcaattatggccaatgagccactgttgaatgtttcaaattaaattacatggcattttgttttctcgCCGTGCCGAAAATATAACAAGCGGTGACCCCAAAACCGAAGTACATACCGAGTCGTAAATTTTGTGAACCATTACACCTCTAGTATTGGATGCCTAAAAAAGATTGCCATGTCGTATTTAATGAGGGTAGGACTAGGGGTAGCTTATTACTGAACCCACTCGTCACACACCGCGCCACCAACCATCACAAGTAAACgctcaacctgtgggaaacacatatatatatacatatatatatatacacatatacatatacatatatatatatacacacatatatatatacacatatacatacacacacacacacacctgcaccagTACAAGAGTACAGACACAGTACTACGACAGTACTGTGTCCATACTGTACAGGACACACTCTTCTTTTATtgatacctgtgtgtgtgtgtgtgtgtgtgtctgtgtgtgtgtgtacatgattTATATAACCTGTTtctgtcctccagctgcagcacagcagaCTCCTCCAATGCATAGTAATCAAATACTGtgtattactactactaatactactactgtcCACTCCTGACTAACAGCTGTCTGTAGTACCTCAAGTACTCTTATTTTGCCAACATCTGCCATACTGGTACCAGTAGAAAAAGTACAAGTAGCACAAGCTGTAGTCAAGTACTAAAAGTCATAACTggttactttactttttttcatgCCATCACACATAAAACACTAGTAGTACTTGTAACAATAAAGTACCAGCAGAGGTAGTCTCTGTAGTACTGGTAGTAAAAACCAACAGTAGTACTATTACCAGCTGCAGTAGAAGTAATCAGTATTTGTAGTATTGCAGTAATAATGTAGTAGTGCTGTGTAGTAACAGTAAACAGTAATGAGTATTAGTAGTACTGCAACAGTACTATACAGTAACAGTAGGCACTATTAGTATTTGTAGTACTGTACAGTAACAGTAGACAGTATTAGTCGTACTGTAGTAGTACTcagtaagtgtttgtgtgaatccTGTGTGACAAAAGCAGCCTGCTCTGTTAGCTAGCTGAACATTACAGTCCGGCTAACACTGACCCGTCAGTTTCCCATAATACACCCAGAAATATCCACAGTCTGCCGGTTCATGAAAcaacctcttcttcttttcgTGCCCGTTAAACCCGGTACCCTTCACCAGTCTGTCCACAAACAAACTGCCCAAACAGCGACAtccaatcaaaacaaacagctagcatggagctaagctaacagcaCGGCCGTTCTTACCTTCTCAATTTGAAGAAAACGACCAAATTCCGCTTCAGATGGCGGCGGATTCACGAGAACATCACcggggaaacacacacagccgttAACCGAGCCGTTAGATGCGGCGGAGGCCGCTCATGTCTCCGGTTAGAGCGGGGAAAGTGGAGTTTAACAAAGTCCGGGAGAAGTTTTAACTCGGCCTTTTTGTTATGGagaaactgctgctgtgctgcccgccatcttgtttgtgtgtttttgtgtgtgtgtgtgtgtgtgtttctgtgtttctatgtgtttgtgtgtgtgtatttattattatttactgaggtaaaagtaccaatagaacaatgtaaaagtactgAATAAATGCAGTACTGCAAAAGCACTGCATTTAAAGTACTTTAAAATGAATctggatgttttgtgttttcgtCTGAACCTTCATATTATTTAGGTAGATTTATTTTCACAActaacaaacacataaacattaAATGAGTAAATATGTGCTccttagataaaaaaaaaataaaacatcggTTCaattttatgtattattatttactcTGTTTAATTTTTggttgtaatttatttattccGCCCttgttttaaattttgatttagCAGGATTTGCTTTTTTCTTGCCACCTGATGACGCTATTGCCTCGTTTGTGTCTTGGCTGTGAAATCAGCAATAAAGTTGAGAAAAAATGAGAACAAAAGGTTCGCCctgggcttttattgtgaaggtcCCAACAGGAAGCGGCCATCTTTATCCTCTGGTTGTTTTAAAGATGGCGGCGCATCTGGACACCGCGGACAGCTCGGTGTTTTTCGTGCCGTTGTGCGGGTTTGCCGCTGTTAATCCCGAACAGAGAGCTTCAGTTTAGACGTCATGACGAGCAGGtcactgtgcagtgtttccGGATGCCTCGTGTGAACCGGACGGCCGTTTTATCGCTGCTGATCGCCAGCAGCTCCGTGTTCCTGTTGTTCCAGCTGTATTACTACAGGAATTACGTCAGCAAGGTGAGACTCGGTCACTGTAAACATCAATAAATGTTGGTCGGAGCTCCAAAAAGAACAATAATAATCGTGATATACGTGCTTTATTTCAAAAAGAGATATTCTTTGTTCCAAATGTAGTTCCCTACTGGAATAACCTTACTTCAGACCTGGTCTGGAAGAAAATATGGTGCTTACCTTCTAAGTATCTGATAATAAATAAGGTAAAGGAAGTGACTTGTCATCTATTTTGGTCTTGTCCCCATTCTTGTATTTTTTGGCAAGATGTCTGTACATTTATTTCCCAATATATTTATTCAGAAATTTTCTTTcctattaaaatgtattgtttgtttgttttttgcttacCCTCCTGCCAAAGGAAAACAATGCTATATCATCAATTTGACCTTATTACTTGTAAAATCACATGAATAAATCTACGTTTTCCAATCATAAAccatcttttttcatttttgaaaatgaattcaaacaatACTTTACATCAATCCTATACTCTAAAAATAGGAAAGCTATTAAAACCTTGACTCTGTGCCCCGTATAACATTTCTGTATGAGCTGATTTATGATTGTCTGTTTCTGATCCCCTGGCATTATCTagcatttatgtatttttgcatATTCTCAAAGCTGTTtgctaataaaaaaacatcaataaacaaAATGGAGTTCTGCAGCTTTGTTCTTACTTCTACCCAGGAGGCCAAATCTATCGATCAActgttgttcagttttttttagaaGAATCAATAAATCAGTCATGATGAATACTAACAAACATGGAGAGCTTTATTTCTTTGATTCACCACATTAAATCATACTGTAAAATAGAATTTATTTGGaataaaatccaataaagaATGAGTCGTGTCTAATattgtttccattgttttgtattgcaacttttaaatcaataaatgtaaaatttcCTGCTCCAGCCtgtgaaataacacattatatgtatattattaatGACAATGCAAACAGAGAagctgtaaaatatgaaaactcTGTTTAGGGTTTTTATGtaatcaacaacaataataacaacaataaaatctgCAGTGTGTTGAAAGTATGAAAGGGCAACAGGTTCATAACACCATCCACCAATCAGGACGTAACAAGACAGAACTAAATGGAACAAAGTGTCAGCCGTTAGCAAAGCAGCTGTTGTGCTGCTTTTTAACGgctttacatttaaaattaaaatcatcAGATTGTAATGTtaccctaatcctaacccaaCATGCCTTTCTCCTGCAGTCTGGCCCTCACATCCTGAGCCGAACAGGTCACATGACTGCCAGTGACGTCCAATGGGTGAGTCAGGGCTATTGTTAGCAGCAGCACTACTGTTAGCTTCACTGTCCTCTCACAACTATTAGCTTCGCTGTCCTCTCACAACTATTAGCCTCACTGTCCTCTCACCACTCATAGCCTCACTCATAGCCTCACTGTCCTCTCACCACTCATAGCCTCACTGTCCTCTCACCACTCTCAGGCTCACTGTCCTCTCACAGCTATTAGCCTCACTGTCCTCTCACAACTATTAGCCTCACTGTCCTCTCACCACTCATAGCCTCACTGTCCTCTCACCACTCTCAGCCTCACTGTCCTCTCACCACTATTAGCTTCACTGTCCTCTCAGCACTGTTAGCCCCATTGTTAACATTACTGTCCTCTCAGTATTGGTGTTAACACTGAATCATGTATGACTCGTCACCATAGTAACCATCATGCTCTGTGTGGTTTGTGCAGCAAACAGTGAAGAAGTTTCTGGCGTTAGCTCAGCGCTTCAGGCTACCACTGTTCCTCGCCGACACCACCGCACTGACGCTGCTCTCCCAGGATGCTTTGCGGCAGCGCGACCGGCTGGTGCGTGAGCCCCACTGCAGCTTCCTGTGCACTGCCCGGCCAAGCACGTCCTTTGCTCTGCACGCCAACCTGTGGAAGTATGACGTGAGTTTGTGGTCCCGAAAGAAAGTGGGAAATAACACCCACATCCTACTGTATGTAGTGTTTATTGTCATGTCTTCATATACTTTATCTTGTTGGTTAATATATTAACATACAGTGCTTCTGTATTTATGtaatttgtgtgaaatgtgaaatcttctattttttttccgCCATCTCTTTTCCAGTAAAAtatgttggggtttttttgtctgtcagccCGGCTTCCTATTGGCAGCCGAGCAGAAAGGTTtcgagctgctggagctgcgaGGAGAGGACCCGCGATTGGCCAGTCTTGACACCCTATCAGGAGAGGAGATACCCCTGCACTTCCTGTTCCGCCTCCATGGTTACATCATCCAGGTGGGTGGGGGCCACATCGCCTGGTGACACCTAGCAACCATATTAAAACACCTAGAAACCAGACACATCTAGCAACCATGTAGCAACTACCTagcaacacaaatacaaagtcaGCAATCATTTTCAACATGATCTCATATActttgttttcaggtttttgcTTTCAGGTATTTCAccctgctttgttttgttgttcattttaGTTGGCTCATGTTGACTCAATCTAATTTTGTCCaatttgttgtgtatttttatatgtttgGGAGTTTTTCAGGTGGTTGTTGGAtgtcagtaaatgtattttgtcccAGGTGGTGTTCCTGTACGAGCGGAGCGGGAACTACCTGTGGCATGGAGCGCTACGCCTAAAAGCCAACATGGACCGAAGCTTCGCTCCCTTCAAACTGCTCGACTACGGACGCCATGCTGGAGCTTACGACAGGTGTTATCTGTCAGTTATTTGTTAGTAACATGTTAGTTATTACTGTGTAATTGTGTTAAATGTGGAGACATGCaacgtgccagcctgcttcaaggcctccaccatcatccccgtccccaaaaaaccagggcccacaggattaaatgactacagacccgtcgccctgacctctgtggtcatgaaatcatttgaatgcctggtcctgtcccacctcaaatccatcacagactctctgctggaccccctgcagttcgcctacagagccaacaggtctgtagacgacgccaTCAActtggctctacacttcatcctccagcacctggactccgcaggatcctatgccaggatcctgtttgtggacttcagctctgccttcaacacgatcgtcccggctcttcttcaggacaagctctcccagctgaacgtgcctgaccccacctgcaggtggatcacagatttcctgtctgacagcagcaaagtgaagctggggaaacacgtctcagactcgcggacgatcagcaccggctcccctcaaggctgcgttctttctcctctactcttctccctgtacaccaacagctgcacctccagtcaccagtccgtcaagctcctgaagttcgcggacgacaccaccctcatcggactcatctctggtgaggatgagtctgcctacaggtgggagattgaccacctggtgacctggtgcaacagcaacaacctggagctaacgcttcaaagacagtggagatggttgtagacttcaggaagagcgcagccccacccgcccccatcaccctgtgtgactctccagtggacactgtggagtccttccgtttcctgggctccatcatcagccaggacctccggtgggagctgaacatcagctccctcatcaagaaagcccaacagaggatgtacttcctgaggcagctgaggaagtttaacctgccacaaacaatgctggttcacttctacactgccatcatagagtccatcctcacctcctacATCACCGTgtggtacgctgctgcctccaccaaggacagacgcagactgcagcttATCgtccgctctgcagagagggtgatcggctgcaaccttcaatctcttcaggacctgtactcctccaggaccctgaggagagcagggaagatcgctgccgacccctcccaccccggacaccatctgttcgaccccctcccctctggcaggaggctgcggtccatcaggaccaaaacctcccgccacaaaaacagtttcttcccctctgcagtcaacctgacgaacttacattgacccctgtcccccctgcgttacattaacgcacccaccccctactggacactttacctggacactttactttattcttgtcactgcactgttgttatttatcttatctatttttatttttattcttattcttattttagtttctgattctgattctgattctgattgttttGTGTGGTCGCCCCACTGCAGGCCGGAGCTGGTCCTGACGGTCCTGGACGGGCTCGACGTCCGAATCCCGCGAAACGTTTCCCACTTTCTGTCCGAGCAGCAACATGCCCGCTTCCTGGAATGCCATTACCGTGACGCCCGCAATTTTCTGCAGGTCAGAAAGAACACAGGGCTTTTATTTCATAAGGGGGGAAATACAAAGGGGAGTGACAGTGGAAAAGACATATCTTGGAAATGggaatttttttaaatatttaaaaaagtaaaattgaTGCTAGGAAATGtctaaaaatctatttaaaaaatgaaaatacattgaatgaaatgaaaaacaattaattatagGTAAATTCCCTTTTAgcacaaaaaggtttttaaagtgacaaaaaagTGAACAgttgatatatgtatatacgtgtgtgtgtgtgtgtgtgtgtgtgtgtgtgtgtgtgtgtgtgtgtgaatgtagcTCTACCCTGATGACTCGTCTCCGGAGGCAGTGGATTTTCGGAGGAAGGTGAAGTCATTGCTGCATTTGGCCGCTCGAACACTCGCTGACCTCAACATCCCCTTCTGGCTCAGCAGCGGCACCTGTCTGGGTAACATACTAATGTGATATTACATGCTTACATCACAGTATAATGACACATAACCTGCTAACATCCCAGTATAATGACGTGACATGCTAACATCACAGTATAACGACATGTTGACATGCCGACATTACAGTATAATGTTAAATTACATGCTAACATCACAGTGTAACAACATTCTAAAACATCACAGTATAACgacatgttgacatgctaaCATTACAGTATAATGTTATATTACATGTTAACATCACAGTATAACgacatgttgacatgctaaccacacactgaatataaagatggacgatgcatctccacttcctcccactgtacaaactCTCCAGGATACGGCAGCTGCCATCTTGctctggtgacgtcatttggagcaaGAGTCTGTGCAGTGGTCTTCTGGGGGTGGAGCCGTGGTATCGAGGTCTTGCCCACTCACCTGCTCCACcaatagactgtatataaagatggacgacataaCAggtccctgaaagtgaagccaaaacctcttgatcgccccctggtggctggctgcagtataggtcataaaccccgccccttCTATGTTAGCcgatgggacatgggccaaactaaaatattaaagtacacgtcaaatacatttttcccaaagatggtttctgtcattttaggtagttcttatcacgctgatgtttgttcaagtgttcatttctctgataagtttggttttaatttgttatttgatgCTAGAAATTAGCAACATGatataacatgctaatattaCAGTGTAACAACATATAACACGCAAaccctctctccctgtatctGTGGATGTGTCTCGCCCCCTGCAGGCTGGTTCAGGCAGTGTAGTATTATCTCGTACAGTCATGATGTCGATATCGGGATTTTCATCGTGGATTACCGGTCGGACATCGTCGCAGCGTTCAGGGACGCCGGCCTGTCACTCAAACACAAGTTTGGAAGGGTGAAAACTTTCTTTATTCTCTaatctatttttttcttgtttttgtaccttttcatagtatatttaaaaaatgtcttacttctttacttttaattttgcTCTTAAAATTATTTGATAAACACTGCGTACTTTATTGTGAAGCAAGTGagtgatttttttgttatttatttcatttttgtgtattttattctgAATCTGATGGTTCTTGGTTTGAAATTGGTATGAATTCATTCTGAAGCTggtgtgtattttattttgaaggcatgtgtttcattttgaagtgCAGGTGGAGGACAGTCTGGAACTTTCCTTTCTGAGTGACAACGTCAAActggacattttctttttctatgaGGACAAAGACGTTATGTGGAACGGAGGAACGCAGGCGAAGAGCGGCAGAAAGttcaagtaaaacaaaatattttaagtatatttaagTAAAATTAAATCAGCTGCAGTGAAAGGAGATGTGTACAACTCCATAAAAagttcaaacaacaaaacaataacaataaaacaaataaaactaaagtgAAGAGAGTAAAATGCGATTCAATAGTGATTAAGAGTTAATAGCAGGTAATAAAACCCTTGTATGAGTTTGTTCCTTTTTGTTATAaatgaagattttttttgtgcgtTTTCCATCAGGTATGTCTTCCCTCGTTTCTCGCTCTGCTGGGCGGAGCTTCTGGAGCTGAAAGTTCGTGTTCCGTGCGAAACACTCGACTACGTGACAGCAAACTATGGTGCGACCTGGAGCGTGCCAGTGAGAAGCTGGGACTGGAAGTCGTCACCTAGCAACGTGCAGGAAAATGGGGTGTGGCCTCCAGCAGAGTGGGCAGAGCTTATCCAAGTTTACTGAGAGGAAacatgactgaaaatgaaatcaacactgaaactacaaataaagacaaagtgaaaaaaattaaagaagTTTGCTGATTTtcacctagagctgctttataatcaaacaagacatggaaaccTCACTTTCTaaaatatgggacctttaaatcaCAATTTATTCCCCTACATTTGTTAACAATAGAGCGACACACTTAACGAATCACAATTTCAGAAAGTATACGAAAATTAATTTCATACTAACAGGAAATTACACAGTATGTGTGACACGCGGACCTTCCTGAGCCTCCTTCAGCCAGGAGATGTGACGTCAATGCCACAACAACGACTGAACAAAGCGTTTATTTGAAAAAAGGCCAGCCACTTGCTCTCTGGCGGTACAGTGCTTTCTCCCGGTCAGCCTTATGCGGGTTCACCTGTAGCCGCGGATGCTGGGGGTGCAGCAGCCCCAGGAGCAGATAGTGCATTGGGGAAAAGAActgagtgtgtgagtttatCAGGAGCATGGCTGCTTTACTCCAAACAATGTCCCTGTATGGACctggactgtgtgtgcgtggccGTTTGGATGtgtaaaacacagaacattaaTCAACATTAGATGCTGACCGATCCTTTAAATACTCAGTGAAGGTACGCTGCTGTGCCTCGTGCACTCATCGTTTCTGCTGAGGTGGGATCGCAGTATTTgataaactaaaacaaagaaagaacacattgtgtgtgtatttcccagactggagttttgtttttagtgagCTGACCGGTGCTGAAGCAACAGTGGCTATAGGTTATAATGACTGCAGGAGGGACATGTTACATGTGCGATTTCTGTCTAAGTTAAcatcttctctgctgtctggaGTTTAGTTGCCACCTTGTACAGTAAAATATCATTAACAGCAGCTGTACAGCCAATGCGCAGCGGGCTGGATATGGCCTAAAAGACGCTATTTGTCTACACTGTTGTGTACAGCCTTTACAGACTGATGCTCTGTTGGACAGCCTTTGTGATGCAGAACGTTGCAAAGTAAAGTGGTCGCTCGTTTTTCATTTAATCGtacttttcatatatttttctgGGAAAAGATGGCCCATTCACTTTTGTGTTGGCCCacccaaaatacaatttctgccTAGGCTACTGTCTCACATCAAATTGTATTTCTACTCAACATAGATTTTCAGCTTCACAtgtgactgaatgaaaataaagaaagttaaaatgtgtttattactGAAAAGCATCAGACTCTAATGCACTCCCTGAATATACTATTATTCATGATGCAGATTTAAAAGCTGATCATGATGAGAAACTAATGCAGAAAGTAGTTTCTCTAGAAGTAGCTTCTTTTGTTACTCACACTGACAGATCCGCTATTCTTAatttaataatgatataaaGTTATTATCATTACAGGTGCGCATCTAAGACATTATAGGAAGGTTATTACATCATGTTATTATGAACAGAATTATCAGTTTCAATACAACACTGATCAAACTTCTctcatacatttaaaatgtgtattaatgaaTAGTAatactttt from Enoplosus armatus isolate fEnoArm2 chromosome 18, fEnoArm2.hap1, whole genome shotgun sequence carries:
- the fktn gene encoding ribitol-5-phosphate transferase FKTN isoform X2, with translation MPRVNRTAVLSLLIASSSVFLLFQLYYYRNYVSKESGPHILSRTGHMTASDVQWQTVKKFLALAQRFRLPLFLADTTALTLLSQDALRQRDRLVREPHCSFLCTARPSTSFALHANLWKYDPGFLLAAEQKGFELLELRGEDPRLASLDTLSGEEIPLHFLFRLHGYIIQVVFLYERSGNYLWHGALRLKANMDRSFAPFKLLDYGRHAGAYDRPELVLTVLDGLDVRIPRNVSHFLSEQQHARFLECHYRDARNFLQLYPDDSSPEAVDFRRKVKSLLHLAARTLADLNIPFWLSSGTCLGWFRQCSIISYSHDVDIGIFIVDYRSDIVAAFRDAGLSLKHKFGRVEDSLELSFLSDNVKLDIFFFYEDKDVMWNGGTQAKSGRKFKYVFPRFSLCWAELLELKVRVPCETLDYVTANYGATWSVPVRSWDWKSSPSNVQENGVWPPAEWAELIQVY
- the fktn gene encoding ribitol-5-phosphate transferase FKTN isoform X1; translation: MPRVNRTAVLSLLIASSSVFLLFQLYYYRNYVSKSGPHILSRTGHMTASDVQWQTVKKFLALAQRFRLPLFLADTTALTLLSQDALRQRDRLVREPHCSFLCTARPSTSFALHANLWKYDPGFLLAAEQKGFELLELRGEDPRLASLDTLSGEEIPLHFLFRLHGYIIQVVFLYERSGNYLWHGALRLKANMDRSFAPFKLLDYGRHAGAYDRPELVLTVLDGLDVRIPRNVSHFLSEQQHARFLECHYRDARNFLQLYPDDSSPEAVDFRRKVKSLLHLAARTLADLNIPFWLSSGTCLGWFRQCSIISYSHDVDIGIFIVDYRSDIVAAFRDAGLSLKHKFGRVEDSLELSFLSDNVKLDIFFFYEDKDVMWNGGTQAKSGRKFKYVFPRFSLCWAELLELKVRVPCETLDYVTANYGATWSVPVRSWDWKSSPSNVQENGVWPPAEWAELIQVY